The following coding sequences lie in one Lolium perenne isolate Kyuss_39 chromosome 2, Kyuss_2.0, whole genome shotgun sequence genomic window:
- the LOC127329252 gene encoding uncharacterized protein, translating into MAATDTGLSQVASSKLKRNSDDMGWEFAVLIDPNDPQRVKCKLCGKEMSGGVTRMKEHIAQIRGGVKPCLNATPDQQARCKAASEAPKRRKIEKQKQEEEVRAAVNIEVVNEDAQEELNEVGKGDPKKGPMDQFLAPIDPSIPLNNKKHQQNINDSVDKERSYRVGQYLARWLYKKNVPFNAINDDDFKQFCEALGRYGPDWRQPSQYMIREKMLSQEVDRTRDLLKPHDIERANTGCSIMTDAWTDKKRRSIMNLCVHCKLGTVFLGSKEASADAHTSLYIFNYVDECIEKIGADNVVQVVTDNASNNMGAKVMLKDKRPKIFWTSCATHTINLMVEAIGKLKQFAPVITKAKEMTIFLYAHHATLALIRFHTKKRDIVRPGVTRFASAFLTLQSLAAKKKQLKEMCCTDTWEECKPTRTKKGKYTHATIMSRAFWKNVSLCIKVFWKVFEPLVKILRLADGDGQSMASMYGEIIEAKKAIMIAVENSEKDYMVITTAMESKMNGRLDTPLHMAGYALNPYYSYANTSIFSDVEVMSGLMEVVEQFYHDNDEAINKVLNIELPKFKKMEDMFGKVAATKAITNANFNAGEWWATYGLKTPTLMHMALRILNLTTSSSGCERNWSVFEQVDAKRRNKLDIRRRDDLVYIQFNGRMMDKRKKFESSCDVLLGEDASMAQDWICEGAYKDEEVDPITGLPYSNSDDALGGTEAMQPRRSARVRELHEVEEFVSDEEEEQVVVNEDEIEFESDDDGVLETKDNEDEEEPIES; encoded by the exons ATGGCTGCTACGGATACTGGTTTATCTCAGGTTGCAAGTTCTAAATTAAAGAGGAATTCAGATGATATGGGCTGGGAATTTGCTGTGCTGATTGATCCCAATGATCCACAAAGAGTCAAGTGCAAGCTTTGTGGAAAAGAAATGTCGGGAGGTGTGACCCGGATGAAGGAACACATTGCCCAGATCAGAGGTGGTGTGAAGCCTTGTTTGAATGCCACACCAGATCAACAAGCTCGGTGTAAGGCGGCAAGTGAGGCACCAAAGAGGAGGAAGATTGAAAAGcaaaagcaagaagaagaagtAAGAGCTGCTGTGAACATAGAGGTTGTTAATGAGGATGCTCAAGAAGAGCTTAATGAAGTTGGCAAAGGTGATCCGAAGAAGGGGCCTATGGATCAATTTCTTGCTCCAATCGATCCTTCAATTCCGTTGAACAATAAAAAACATCAGCAGAATATAAATGATAGTGTTGATAAGGAGAGAAGCTATCGAGTGGGGCAGTACTTGGCTAGATGGTTGTATAAGAAAAATGTACCCTTCAACGCTATAAATGATGACGACTTCAAACAGTTTTGTGAGGCTCTTGGTCGCTATGGTCCTGATTGGAGGCAACCTTCTCAGTACATGATTCGAGAGAAGATGTTGTCGCAAGAGGTGGACAGAACTAGGGATTTGTTGAAGCCACATGACATTGAGAGGGCGAACACTGGGTGCTCTATCATGACCGATGCTTGGACAGACAAGAAAAGGAGGAGCATCATGAACTTGTGTGTGCATTGCAAGTTAGGGACTGTCTTTCTTGGATCAAAGGAGGCATCAGCGGATGCACACACAAGTTTGTACATCTTCAATTATGTGGATGAATGCATTGAGAAAATTG GTGCTGATAATGTTGTGCAAGTAGTCACTGATAATGCATCAAACAACATGGGAGCAAAGGTGATGTTGAAGGATAAAAGGCCCAAGATTTTTTGGACCTCATGTGCAACTCACACCATCAATTTGATGGTAGAAGCAATTGGGAAGTTGAAGCAGTTTGCTCCTGTAATTACCAAAGCCAAAGAGATGACTATTTTCCTTTATGCACATCATGCCACATTGGCTCTCATAAGGTTTCATACAAAAAAGAGAGACATTGTTAGGCCTGGAGTGACTAGATTTGCTTCAGCGTTTCTTACCTTGCAAAGTCTTGctgcgaagaagaagcaactAAAGGAGATGTGTTGTACTGATACTTGGGAAGAGTGCAAGCCCACCAGAACAAAGAAAGGAAAGTATACTCATGCCACAATAATGAGTAGGGCATTTTGGAAAAATGTATCCCTTTGCATTAAGGTAT TCTGGAAGGTTTTCGAGCCATTGGTGAAGATACTTCGGTTGGCTGATGGTGATGGACAGTCCATGGCCTCTATGTATGGAGAAATAATAGAGGCAAAGAAGGCAATAATGATTGCGGTTGAAAACTCAGAGAAGGACTACATGGTGATCACAACAGCTATGGAGAGCAAGATGAATGGGAGACTAGATACACCGTTGCACATGGCGGGATATGCCTTAAATCCTTACTATAGTTATGCTAACACAAGCATCTTTAGTGATGTAGAAGTCATGTCTGGGTTGATGGAGGTTGTTGAACAATTTTATCATGATAATGATGAGGCGATAAACAAGGTACTTAACATAGAATTACCCAAGTTTAAAAAGATGGAAGACATGTTTGGGAAGGTTGCTGCCAcaaaagctattaccaatgcaaattTCAATGCCG GCGAGTGGTGGGCAACTTATGGACTAAAAACTCCTACATTGATGCACATGGCTTTAAGGATACTCAACTTGACCACAAGCTCATCCGGATGTGAAAGAAATTGGAGCGTTTTTGAACAA GTTGATGCAAAGAGGAGAAATAAACTAGATATCCGCCGTAGAGATGATCTAGTTTATATTCAATTCAATGGAAGAATGATGGACAAGAGAAAGAAGTTTGAGTCATCTTGTGATGTTCTCCTTGGTGAAGATGCTTCCATGGCACAAGATTGGATATGTGAAGGAGCTTACAAAGATGAGGAGGTTGATCCAATTACGGGGCTTCCATACTCCAATAGTGATGATGCACTGGGAGGTACTGAAGCTATGCAACCTCGTAGAAGTGCAAGAGTGAGAGAACTCCATGAGGTGGAAGAGTTTGTttccgatgaagaggaagaacaaGTGGTTGTCAATGAGGATGAGATAGAGTTCGAGTCTGATGATGATGGGGTGCTAGAGACCAAAGacaatgaagatgaggaggagccGATTGAGTCTTGA